The Gemmatimonadaceae bacterium genome contains the following window.
GCCGACGTCCGCGGCCAGACGCTGCCGTGAGCGGCGTGACGCACAGCCCCGTCGCCCCGGGCGCGACCATCGGCTTTCTCGGTGGCGGCCAGCTGGGTCGGATGACGGCGATGGCGGCCCGCACACTCGGTTACGACGTGAAGGTGTTGGATCCTGAGGCACGTTGCCCGGCGCGCGGCGTGAGCTCGGTGACGATCACCGCGCCGTGGAGCGATGCCAAGGCCGCGGCCGAGTTGGCCGAGGGCTGCGCGGCCGTGACGCTGGAGATCGAACAGATCCCGCGGCCCTCGTTGGAGGCCGTGGCTCGCACCGCACCGCTGCATCCCGGCGTGGAGGCCGTGTACACGGTGCAGGAGCGCGCGCGGCAAAAGCAGTGGCTGGAGCGGCACAACTTTCCCCTCGGCGCCTTCGCTGTCGTCACCGATGCCGATGCCACGTCAGCAGCCGTCGCCAAGCTCGGCCCAAGCATCGTGAAGTCGGCGATGGGCGGCTACGACGGGCGCGGGCAGCTGCGCGTGAAGACCGCCGACGAAGGCCGGGCTGCGTTCGAGCAGCTCAAGGCGCCGGTATGCGTGGTCGAGGCCTTCCTCGACATCGCCGTGGAGATCTCGGTGTTGGTCGCGCGTCGCGCGGACGGCACGCACGTCGCGTATCCGCCATCGCGCAACCTGCACACGGATGGCGTGCTGACCTGGGCGGTGACGCCGTCGGGCGTGAACGACGACCTCGCCGAGCGAGCGCGGCTGCTGGCCAGCGACATCGCGACGGCGCTGGGCATTGTTGGCTTGCTGGCGGTGGAGATGTTCGTGCTGCAGGACGGCACCCTGCTCGTGAACGAGCTCGCTCCGCGCCCGCACAACACGTATCACCACTCGGAGCGCGCGCATCCCACGAGCCAGTTCGAGCAGCTGGTGCGTGCCATCTGCCACCTGCCCTTGGGCAGCGTGGAGATCGTGCGTCCGGCGGCGATCCACAACCTGCTCGGCGACCTCTGGTCCGGTGGCGACCCGGACTTCACGCGCGCGCTGGCGGTTCCCGGCGTCCGCGTGCATCTCTACGGCAAGCACGAGGCGCGCCCGGGCCGCAAGATGGGACACCTCTCCGCCGATGGCGACACCCCGGAGCAGGCGCTGGAGCGCGTGCTGAAGGCCTACGCCGCGATACAGTGAGGCGATGAAGGGCTGGACCGCTCACGCCGCAAGTGGGCGGCACACGTTGAGGAGGACCTGACGATGGCGACCGCAGCCCCAAGCTTCCGCGACCTCGACGCGAAGGAGTGCGTGGCGCTCCTCGACCGGCACGTGGTGGGTCGCCTCGCGCTGTCGCACAAGGATCGCGTGGAGATCATCCCGATCCACTACATCCACGACGACGGCTGGCTGTACTGCCGCACGGCGGTGGGCACGAAGCTCGAGGTGGCCAGCCACAACCGCTGGGTGGCCTTCGAGGTGGATGAGATCGACGGCCTCTTCGACTGGCGCTCGGTGGTCGTGAAGGGCGGCCTCTATCTCCTGCGCAAGGACGGCAGCGAGCACGAACAGGAGATCTACGACAAGGGCGTGGCCTTGGTGCGCCGGATCGTGCCCGAGGCGCTCACGCCGAAGGACCCGTTGCCGGAGCGGGCGATTCTCTTCCGCATCCATGTGGATGAGATGTCGGGGCGGTCGGCGAGTTCGGGGCGGTAACGAAGGCTTCTGCGTGGACGCTCGGTCCAGTGCAATTGCCACAGAGGCACAGAGACACAGAGGGTTGCGTGCACTCAGCGGCCTCTGTGTCTCTGTGTCTCTGTGGCAGCGGTCCTCGGCGCAGCGATCTTAACGCCGCACCGCCCCATACCGCGCCAAGATCTCTGATAGCCGATCCAACGGCAGCGCCTCGACCGTCCGCCCGTTGCCCGTCACGGTGGTCGCCATGAACAGCGAGTTGTAGATCGCCTCCTCCACCGCCTCGACCGCGGCTTGGAACAGCGCGGACATCTGCTCATTCGCCACTTCCGTGCTCGTCACGCGCGGCGCGTCGAAAGTTCGGCGCACGGATTCCGCAGTCGAAAATGCCAGCGCATAGTCGCCGCTGCCGTTTGACGCCGAGCTTCCGGTGCGGGCCAGTCCCATCATCGCGCGGGCGGCGAGGCGCTCGAGGTTGCGGTCGCTGAGCGGCGCGTCCGTGGCGATCACGATCATGATCGAACCATCGCCGTCGTCCGCACCCGTGCCGCCGGGTCGCTGGAAGGCGTATTGACCCAGCTCGCGGCCCACCGGCGCACCCAGCACCTGCAGCACGCCGCCAAAGTTCGACTGCACCAGCACGCCCAGCGTGTAGCCGCCGTAGCGCTCGGGCAGCACGCGTGAGCTGGTACCGATACCGCCTTTCCATCCGAACGCGACCGTGCCGGCGCCCGCGCCGACACTGCCCTCCTGCACGGCGCCCGTGTTCGCGGTGCGCAGTGCATCGCGCACCACCTGTGCCGTGACGGGCCGCGAGCGGATGTCGTTCAGGCCGCCGTCGTTCGTCTCACCCACCACAGCGTTGATGGATCGCACCTGCTGCATGTCCGGCGCCTCGAGCAGGTACTCGACCATCGCATCGGCGGCGCGCCAGACGCAGAGCGTGCAGGTCAGCAGGATTGGCGTCTCGAGCTCGCCGAGCTCACGCAGTTGCGTGGCGCCGAGCAGCTTGCCGAAGCCGTTGCCGACGTGCAGCGCGGCGGGGACGCGGTCGCGGTATAGGTTGCCGCCGTGCGGCAGGATGGCCGTGACGCCTGTGCGGATGCGGTCACCCTCGACCAGGGTGACCTGCCCCACGCGAACGCCGGCGA
Protein-coding sequences here:
- the purK gene encoding 5-(carboxyamino)imidazole ribonucleotide synthase, with the protein product MTAMAARTLGYDVKVLDPEARCPARGVSSVTITAPWSDAKAAAELAEGCAAVTLEIEQIPRPSLEAVARTAPLHPGVEAVYTVQERARQKQWLERHNFPLGAFAVVTDADATSAAVAKLGPSIVKSAMGGYDGRGQLRVKTADEGRAAFEQLKAPVCVVEAFLDIAVEISVLVARRADGTHVAYPPSRNLHTDGVLTWAVTPSGVNDDLAERARLLASDIATALGIVGLLAVEMFVLQDGTLLVNELAPRPHNTYHHSERAHPTSQFEQLVRAICHLPLGSVEIVRPAAIHNLLGDLWSGGDPDFTRALAVPGVRVHLYGKHEARPGRKMGHLSADGDTPEQALERVLKAYAAIQ
- a CDS encoding pyridoxamine 5'-phosphate oxidase family protein; protein product: MATAAPSFRDLDAKECVALLDRHVVGRLALSHKDRVEIIPIHYIHDDGWLYCRTAVGTKLEVASHNRWVAFEVDEIDGLFDWRSVVVKGGLYLLRKDGSEHEQEIYDKGVALVRRIVPEALTPKDPLPERAILFRIHVDEMSGRSASSGR
- a CDS encoding P1 family peptidase — protein: MLNRRRRAIRWLHAVGVLALLASATPPVADDLAAQAPARPAPQRAAGEAAVPGRQRARALGVAPGVFEPGALNAITDVAGVRVGQVTLVEGDRIRTGVTAILPHGGNLYRDRVPAALHVGNGFGKLLGATQLRELGELETPILLTCTLCVWRAADAMVEYLLEAPDMQQVRSINAVVGETNDGGLNDIRSRPVTAQVVRDALRTANTGAVQEGSVGAGAGTVAFGWKGGIGTSSRVLPERYGGYTLGVLVQSNFGGVLQVLGAPVGRELGQYAFQRPGGTGADDGDGSIMIVIATDAPLSDRNLERLAARAMMGLARTGSSASNGSGDYALAFSTAESVRRTFDAPRVTSTEVANEQMSALFQAAVEAVEEAIYNSLFMATTVTGNGRTVEALPLDRLSEILARYGAVRR